The genomic window CTTTCAGAAGCAGCTCTTCTATCCTCTTTGCTATTAGATTTCACAACTTTCTCGCCACCAGAATCCGCTCCCCTACCTTTACtctctccatgctcattcctaCCAGATCCACTCCTCTCCCTAGAACTCTCGCGCTTACTCTCAGAACCCTTACCACTTCTGGAATCAACTTTTTCAGAATAGCCATCCTCTGCTCTCCGACCAGGATCCACTTCATCCCATTTTCTCCTAGAACTCTTCGCCTGCTCCGAAGACCCTTGCCCCTTCTCCCTGCCACCATCACCCTTCTCTGAATACCTGTAATCCTTATCAACCTTATCATTCTCCTCGCCACCACGAGACCTATCCTCTCTACCCCTACTACTCCTGCTCAAAGAACCATCATGCTCTGAATGCTTGGAGGAAGAACCCTTCCTTCCAGCCTTACCATCCCCTCCTCCGCCGCCACCATCCAATTCTCCATCCTCATACCAGCTGCTGAGCTTCTCCAAAGTGCTCTCCTCCTGCCTCTTCTTTAACTGCTTCGAAGACCGTGCCTCCTTCCGCGTCGCCGAATCATAATCGTGATTCTCATCACTATCGGCCCTGCTGGAGCCACTGGACCTCTTCCTCGTCTCCACCCTGTCGCTGTAACTACTCCTCCTCCTGCCACTTCCGTCGGAAGCTGCCGCAGCCTCTTCAACATCGTCACCATTACCGTTTCCGTACCTCCTAGACCTACTGGACCTATGCTTTTTCCTATCGCTAATTTCCCAGTCGTCTTCTTCTCCTACCACTCTCTCGCTCTTCGCCTCGGGTGAATCCATTTACGCCCCCAAAAAACGGGGAAAGcgaaaaactaaacctaatcaaAACTGAAATTTTGCTCTGAAACAATTCAGATGTGAAAACCTAGCTCGCGGTGATTGCGCATCCAGAAATCAAAAAGAGAGAAACCAAGCTCGTGGTTGATTCGCCCCAAATTACTAGCCCGGTGGGTTTTGGATGTTTATGATTTTTCGgtggagaagaaaaaaaagatttttttttcccTTTCGTTTGTGGTGGAAGGGGGGTTGGCTGAAAATTGGCGagggaaaaaagagaaaaacaaaaaaaaagggttaCCGTTACCGGCGAAGGGTGAAGGAAGGAAAATAGAATCAGCGAGAGTGGCACCGACTCACCGGCGCTTGTGGCAGAAAGAATAAGAGAAAGGAAGAGAGGGATTGAGGGGGGAGCTTCTCACTTCTCAGCGACGAAACGGTGTCGTCGTCGTATGGTCCCAAGTTGGCGCACCCAGCTGTGTGAAAGTGGTAAAACGCGACGAAGGTTTTGGGCTCGGGTCGGTTCGGGTTATGGAGTTATGCATGAATAAACTTGAGTTGTTTGCACCACAAGGCTTGGTTGAGTGGCAATTATGTTTGCCTTGTTAGGAGGTGCATCGGGTTCAAATTCCAGCTGAGGTTAGTTGTTGTTTAAAAACTATAGTACTCAtggtagtgtgtgtgagtatgtTGTGTAGGTGTGTNNNNNNNNNNNNNNNNNNNNNNNNNNNNNNNNNNNNNNNNNNNNNNNNNNNNNNNNNNNNNNNNNNNNNNNNNNNNNNNNNNNNNNNNNNNNNNNNNNNNNNNNNNNNNNNNNNNNNNNNNNNNNNNNNNNNNNNNNNNNNNNNNNNNNNNNNNNNNNNNNNNNNNNNNNNNNNNNNNNNNNNNNNNNNNNNNNNNNNNNNNNNNNNNNNNNNNNNNNNNNNNNNNNNNNNNNNNNNNNNNNNNNNNNNNNNNNNNNNNNNNNNNNNNNNNNNNNNNNNNNNNNNNNNNNNNNNNNNNNNNNNNNNNNNNNNNNNNNNNNNNNNNNNNNNNNNNNNNNNNNNNNNNNNNNNNNNNNNNNNNNNNNNNNNNNNNNNNNNNNNNNNNNNNNNNNNNNNNNNNNNgcttgataaaaaaaaaaaaaaacttgagttgtttatgttactgttaccAAAATATTATCAGTAAAAGCTTCGCCAGCAACATCAATTGCTGCCGCCAGAGTATCGGACTACACCATTCTACGTCCCGCCAACCTCGACCCCAATGACCATTTGTTAGACTTTCAGGATTTCATGAAGCTTATGACCATCAACAACGATGATGATCTTTGAGATGTTCGTGTGGGAGAAGGAGAACACGAAGGCTTTATCGTCATCGTCAAGTATCACTCCAAAGGATTTGTAACGAATGCTGCAGCAGCTTGATCTTGAAAGTTCATATGATGATTGCATCACCATGATTGCTGCCTTCgaatcttaattaattattttttcgtcTTACATTATTATTGAATATTCAATTCACTAGATATGTAGatagttattttaattcttaattggatggttattttgttCGATTCAAtttaagtatatacaattaaCAAATGCTAGATAGTCATTTCACTAAGTAGTCGGataattatattaataactaCGTAGATGGTTATTCGATTACCAGTGAAGGAACTTCTAATGCCAGAGAGGTAGAATGATTGATAAGAATGGAGTAACAGTTGGGAGAGAAGAGGATATTTGAATAAATTCTATTAGTAAATTAGGGTTGGGatgattaattttttgaaataattacGTAATTTTTTTCATGCAATAAGTCAAATTTAAAACTCATTATATTTCTCATTGTCTCTCTAATGGAGTCCACTAACTAAACACAAGTGCCTACTAATTTTTAATGTTGTCCATAATACGGGTTGCCTCAGTTTATCTATATTCGGgattcatgttttttttttttcgtaacTAAACATAACACAAAGAAAAAGGACCTAAGAGAAAGAGTATTACTcctctctaataataatgtctaaattatttGGGGGCAGCAACCACTCTAGATACACCTGCTTGTTTAAAGCAGCAGTCTTAGCCATTAAATCAGCCGCTCTGTTTGTTGTGCGCTGGATGAACACTAAAGTAGCTGTCCAATTAagttggagcatctctttgattttgtcaagCAGATCAGAGTCATTCCTAATCATGCTAGTTGTGTCTcgcaaaacaagaagaaacgcatcaagattatcagtttcacatatgacctctttgcacttgcaatcccaatccataacaagccctctccaaatagcatgaaACTCACAACAGAGAACACTAGAAAGATGTATACTAGCAGAACAACCTTTTATCCAAATTCTCATGCTGTCTTTAATAATACACCCAAAGCCAGCTAATTGCTCATTTTCGAAAACGCTTACATCGCAGTTCACTTTACAGACATGCATTAGAGGTGGTTCCCAGTTATATTGCAAAGAGGaaggaataatatgtttttgggTGGTAACGACATTGGAGAAATCTCGAGCAGCATGTTTAACCAAGTGAACAATTTTCTACTTATTTCATGGATCATCTTGATGGAAGATGTCATTGTTCCTAtccctccaaatccaccaaaaggCCGTTGCAAAGAGGAACTCATTTTTGTTGAGGTTAGAACGAATTCAAGATACAAAATCCAAACTAGAGTCCATAGCGGTCATTCCCAAGTTTAAGCTAATCCAAATCTGACGAGCTTTTTGGCAAGTCCTAAAGTAATGGTTAATATCCTATAGAGCAAGATAACTTCTCTGACAAAAATCAGAAGTAGTAAGACCTCTTTGAAACCAGTAACTAGCTGTGAAAATTTCTTTGTTGAGGTAAAGCCAGAGCAGACACTTTATCTTTTTCGGTATTCTcaagcgccaaagccaaagccaattttcattatcattccagccaaatttcttcttcaatagccATTCATACCCGCTTCTAGTCGAGTAGGTGAGAGTATCTGAGTTTGTCCAAAACCAACTTGTTTTATCTCCTACCTGTTTGATAGGATCAAAGAGCATCAAATCAAGTTTAACTTCTTCCGAAATCATTGTGCAAAGAATATCTCACCGCCAATGTTCATGGTGCCAAACATCTTCTAACTTCAAGTGAGAATCAGAAATGTGCACAAAAGGAACTGTTCCAGGGCTTACCTAAAACCGGATGATTGTGTTTGAATGAAAGGCCCAAACGTTGAAGGAGGGTGGTCTCCGAGCTGTTACTGCCTGGGAGCCACCGTTCGAGTTGTATGTTTTGAGGAATGGGGGGTGGCACCtgtaaagacactccgatgcaTAAGTCAGCAAGGGGTTAAGCAGGTTTAAAATGTATTGGAACTTGAATATAcatgaggggtgtcagtgtatttataggtgaggagctaataaccaccgttggagtagttccactaaTAATGGTAGATAACCGTCCCCTTTTTCTAGGGGTTGTTATGATCTCTTTTCTAGAAATGGGTGAGAGATATTATGGGAAGTTATAACTCCTTCAAGAGAAGTTATTACTTTGTAGCATTATgtccgacctcttagaaggtcaGTTACTCAGTAGCTGTCTTCTGGGCTTTCTCTGCTTTGGGTTTGATTTATATTTTGGGCCAGAGTATGAATAAAAACCGAAGGAGTTAGCGTTCCACATGATCGCCAAACATGATACCAAAATGATTGAGACATCCTGCCTGTACACCAATCCATAAGTTATATTTCTTCCACGAATTAAAAGAAAATGTCCTAATGCAGTGAACTACAACACAGTTTAAATAAACCAATTTTACATTATTAGTTTTCAGTAATATAATGGACGGAaactaaatttataaaataaatggtattaaatatataaagaatttattaattgataattattatGAAAGGTTACTAGTGGCAGATCAAGCAGAATGCATGATCTTTTTCAGCACAAGGTCTCTAGCTCTATTAATGGTCATGAAACATAAATACAAATGCTCCTCCAATTCATCCAATTGATCACTAAAATTACATTGGTTCTGCTTTAGCAGGCGTACCACTTCTCCATCAGCTTGAATTTTATCCTCTTTCCTCTCAAGCCAAAACTTCACTGTTGTCCTCATGTACTCCAGCTCATCATTGAGCCGAGCCACAAGCCGACCTGTGGTCTCCAAGTCCTTGTTCACAATGTAAGTTCCTTTTGCGGCTGCATCAAGTTGAGCCATGACCTTCTTCAGCTTGCTTTCTGAAGCCACTTTTACCAAGTCCATTGTTCCTATCAAACTAGGTGTAGCCACAAGCAAAACAAGTCCATGAGTAATAACAATCACCATGAATGAAGCCGTTATAGCCACCAGAAGACAAGCGGAGCCGCCTTTTAGCCTAGCCATCATTTGCAGATTGGCTCTGACTTTGTCACGGCTCGACTCAAGCCGTTTTGACAATTCGGAGCATTGGCATTGGGCCGCCCGAACCAAACACGAAGATGGGCTTGATTGGGCAAACGGGTTTAGTGAGTTGGAGAATTCGGTTAATTGAGCCATTATTAATGATAAAGTAGTTGTATTATGATCTTGATTATTTGCAACACATTGAAGAATGGTCTTAAGTGATTGATACTTAACCCGCACACGATCAATGTCTTTCAATAAATGGCTGCAAAGTAGGGAGGCGTTGGAAGTATGGGCAAAGTAGTCCGACAAAAGAGCATGGATAGTGGGCCTACTTTGGACTTTGTTTAAGGCCCATGTAACAGTGGGCTGATCAGGATCCAAGAGGTGCTCGGCAAATAGACGGTAAGAGGGGAGACGGGCCGAAGTCGAAGAGGAGTTTTGGGCTTTGGGATATGCAAGGACACGTGTCCAAAACTCTATGTATGATTCCGTACGGAATGCATTAGCATATTCCTCACGCACATCCACAGAAGCTTCATGGTTTGGAGAACTTGGCTTACACACTGCCACAATCCATTGCCACTAACATATTTAGAATTTGAATACAGAATTATTTGGGTGCTTGTTAAAGCAAAAATTCTTCAGAACAATGATGTGCTTTAAACACTTGATATAAAATAAGACCAAGGAGAATAAAATGGTATAGAAAAGGATCAGAATTCAGAAATAGTTGTGGTTCATTCCTACATGTAAATATTAGGCTAATTTTTTTAgtaatgaaaaaaaatgatgtaTAACCCAGTAGCATAGTTAATTGAtatgttttttttatatgaattttatttttttttttaaataaataaataagattcacaaatttttcaaaattgaagatcaaatttttatagtatacAAATTAAAAGGTCCAATTTGTAATGAAATAAAATTTTGTTCGATGTAAAATAAATTGGAGGATCTGATTTACatgtttttaaatatttttaatgttaaaaCACAAATCTAACTCTTAAATttgtatatttaaaaattttaaaataaaaaaaaatcaaatctaactCTCAAATTTgtaaattagaagaaaaaaaaatcaatggtATCCATACAAAAAAAATACCAAATATCCACATTATTAAAAGATATCAGCTGCACTTCaacacataaaaaataaaaagcgtAAATATTATAGTCTTTAATTTCATATGCTTTATCAATTTTTAGGTCATTATATTAAAATGGGAAGTGCTAGATAAATAATGACCatcttgaacaatatgaacaactaccaatcaaataaaaatacactatattctaatttaatgctactaattaaatttaaaattaagtaGTCCCAAGTTAACTTGGAAGCTAGTTTGAAGAAATTCAAGTTATCAATTCATCTAGTATTTATAAAAATGACGTTCTATTAATATATACTGATGAAACAATATACAAGTCTACGAAAAAAGGAGAAACAATGAATAGCAAACTGGAATAAGGTATGGAAGCTAGGATGGGAGAACATGATGATTACCAGAACATGAAAACAATTTTTTGATCCGTCGAATCAATTTATTCTTCATTCCTTAGTTGTTGCTAAATAGGTTTTGAAACTTCGAACCCTTGGAAATGCAATTAGATTGCTATGTTAGTGAAGGAAGATTTGATACTGAATTCTTGATATATTATACATATGCAAATGAATTCAAGGAGAGATATCCTTATAAGTAAGGATAGTTGTTTTTTATGTGCTTGCAAGAAAGAACTTTTGCAATGATTTAACATCTTGTAGTGTAAGTGAAGGTGGTAGGGTGTTGATTTGGAAGGAAGTTGTAGAATTATCTTCAAACTAAAGAATAAAGTGATGTGCCTAAAATCAGAATCTAAATGGATAGGTGAAATTGATCTGACGTACAACGCATATCATCATCAATCCAATTCCCTTTGAGTTCTTCTAAGATTTCACGATTTCACAATTTTTTATGTGCTATTAGCAAGATATAATTATCTGTCAAAGCTGTTAATAATATTAGAGACAAATTAAGATAAAATAGATGTAATTGTACATTCTGAAGCACCACTAAACCTTGGATGCATGCATGCAAGGGCAGGGAACCTATTGACATTGGTCAATTCGGATAAATGTTATAAAACTTTATATTGCACTAGTTTGTCCCGCAAGTATATGCAGTTGCTGCTAGCTATTTCTCCATTACAAAAGTTAAACCCAAAACTTGATGACTTGGTTATCACCGTCCAATCTGTGAACAAGGGAGCTCCAAAGGACCCCAAATTAGCAGCCTAATACAAAAATGAAGCCTGACAACCAAGCATGAAGTAACATGTGTTGAAATTAAGATTGGTTGTCTACTTGTCTCAGTTTGGATTTAATAGGGATTTAGATATATCGTTTAAGAATAATAAGGACCTAGTTGTCCCAACAAACATTGAATCGGACAAAGGGTAATATATCACATTTTGAATGGTTCAGCAACACGTAGAATAATGTCTCGTTAATAAAACTTGATAGAAGAACATGATTCTTTGGTGGAAgttataattagattttttttttaattgtgagAAACAAGTGATCCTTTCATGAAATGGACAGAAATCATagtagaatttttatttttattttttggacatTATATTATATAGGTATATGTTGAGTTTGGAAAATCAATAATTGATTAAAAgtgatgaaaaaaaaattattatctagTTATCAATTGTTTGTGTAATATATTTAGTTTAGTgtgtaagaaaataaattaaacaacttGGCCCAAGAAATAAATCATCAAGCCCACACTAACACAAACCTTGGTCCACTATAAGCAAACCAAATATTATGATAGGCCTctaaacaaaataagagaaaagaaatCAAAGATGACCCAAACTCTTTCTAGCTCTATTCAGTCACAAACACCCACACTCTaagaaactttaatttcaaattcaattcatTTTAATCTCACTTAACTTCTATCaaaagccaaaactctcctctctcttttctctctcttttggtCACGTCACTCaacgaaaaagaaagaagaaaatgaaaattgcAAAAATTAGGGcataaaaaaagacaaaaaaaatgttTCTAAATCTAAGCAAAGAAGAAGGGCTACAACCAAGAAGCTACTCTCTTTTGATATGATAATGTCAAAaggattttttttccttttatgctTCAGGAAGGTACCGTGAAGGCGTGAAGAAATCTACCAAGTCTCAAACTCAAATCAAGCTACCATGGAGACAGTGGAGTCAAACATGGTCAGAAGCTCATCAACGCTCAGAAACAAAAGTTGGGGCCAAAATCAAGATCAACGGATGAGATCAATGGAGCTTAaaaaaaaagatgagagagaaggtaAGTTGCATGTCTCAAATTCggacttctctctctctcctctgacTAAGCCGCTGCAAGCTCTGaagattggagaagaagacagcatTGGGTTGAACTTaattcaaccttggaagcttcactATTCTATGATAAGGGTGAATGGCCAAGGGttgaagaaaagagagaaaaacagAGTACTGAGTTCAGTTTTCATAGCTACCTAAATTGTtatgagttcttctccttcatggtttacATGTTGCATTTCTTTTTCTCAGTTTAGTCTGTTTAAGTCTCATTGAAAAAGGTAAACATGGTGAgatttgtaagaaaaagtcaaTGAGAGCTAAAAGGCAGCGAGTTAAAACTTAGAGAAAAAGTCACAAGATGTCTCAGATGTTCTTTGTACATCTTTCTATTTTGTGTCATGATCCTGTGAGAATTTttttgcaagttgggttagcacttggaTAATGTTGAAAGCTAGGttgagtcctagtcaaattcagattgAGTTAGAATTTGGATTTGTCCATATAGGATTTGGTAGATCTTAGGAAataattggtgtttgtaatcttgtaaaaagatagtgaaatttcatcataattgtgatggagactggatgtaggctacattgaaCTTAGTAGCTGAaacaggatatatctgggtgtcaCTCTTTTTTCTCTACTCTACTTCTGTTTTAGGAGACAAAAGTAAAAATATCTCCTAAGTTCTGTTAATAATACAAATGATATATTCAGAAGTAAAGGAGGTCAAAATTCAACTCCATCttttcttagccactgataaccatcaatatATATTTGCAAAATCCATAAAAAGCACGAGATGATATTTTACCTTGTTTTTTAAGACATTATATTATTTTGTTGACTAAATTCATAGAAAGTCTGAGATATGATATCCAAATAAATTATGTAGCGGGTCAAGGAAATTACAAACTAAACTAAGTTATAATTAAGGAATTAAACCCCTTTTTAgttgttatatttttaatttacacAGTTTGcactttattaattaaaaattaaaatttgactcTTAAATTTTAGTTCTATTAAACACATCAACTCTTAtgcgaaaattttgaaaaagacatAATGAATTTTGCTAATATATCATGTTAGACTTTTAAATTAGACTGCACTTTGCTGAAGTGGATAGTAATGATTTGTTTGAGATAACTAAACTCCTGTCTAATAGTCAAAATCCACAGTCGAAATTGGACCTGATATTGGGAGTTTCCATAGCATAGGTTGTGGTTGTAGCCCGTCAGCGGGACGCCTTTTAAGTTAAGCTAGGAAAAAAGGAAATGACAAAGGGTCTTTTTCGTCTTTATAATGTATAGAATTTAGTTAGGATTAGATTTTTTAAGCATCGAAGGCGGGACTCTTTTCCTAGATAGGGATGGTCTAATTCAAATCATGCCAAGAGAGGTTTAATCTTCTCCCGTATCTATATAACATTTGAATTTCTAACTTTACGGGAAAATGAAATGCGCAACTCAAAGGGCATTTAACCCCTCCTCCATATGTATTTTCAAAAGTCCAAAAACAACCCTCACTTCCCACACAAAATTACTAGAAATCCTAACTAGTTGGTACATTTTCCTCCAAAATGAACTAACAAAATTACGAAGTAAAGCGTTATTGGCAACATTGTAAGGGGTCAACAGAACTATACTAATGGAGGTTCAAAGACAAAAGTGAATTGGTGTGGTCCTCTTTTCTCAaactttattttttcatttttaaattcgGCATGATTCTAAATTTATCGTATTATGATAGTTTTGATTATGTAAATTAGTCTTATAATATATAATTGGTAGtagtaaaaattagttttttaattttttcaaaattatccATAAATTTTGTTGTCTTTTTCTCTCTAGCACGTCATTAAGTAGTTGAAGATTGACCTATATCACTCATGATTTGCTTCTTATCTTAGGATTAACTGTTTCTATTAGGTTACGTAATGAGATCCATTCAAATGGCAACGTTGTTTTGATGATTAggcagaaatttaaaattaagtaCAGTCTAATTTAAAAAACTAATGTAATATGTCCATAAAATTT from Arachis ipaensis cultivar K30076 chromosome B09, Araip1.1, whole genome shotgun sequence includes these protein-coding regions:
- the LOC107616091 gene encoding UPF0496 protein At3g49070; its protein translation is MKNKLIRRIKKLFSCSVCKPSSPNHEASVDVREEYANAFRTESYIEFWTRVLAYPKAQNSSSTSARLPSYRLFAEHLLDPDQPTVTWALNKVQSRPTIHALLSDYFAHTSNASLLCSHLLKDIDRVRVKYQSLKTILQCVANNQDHNTTTLSLIMAQLTEFSNSLNPFAQSSPSSCLVRAAQCQCSELSKRLESSRDKVRANLQMMARLKGGSACLLVAITASFMVIVITHGLVLLVATPSLIGTMDLVKVASESKLKKVMAQLDAAAKGTYIVNKDLETTGRLVARLNDELEYMRTTVKFWLERKEDKIQADGEVVRLLKQNQCNFSDQLDELEEHLYLCFMTINRARDLVLKKIMHSA